Proteins found in one Venturia canescens isolate UGA chromosome 6, ASM1945775v1, whole genome shotgun sequence genomic segment:
- the LOC122412329 gene encoding vitellogenin receptor-like isoform X1, with protein MIYFATQFSSPPTKMTSTELVKIEQTLLDMFLRQRTFVRWLCTLVIASHAGFGKYMRAPRNKDGILVYTTGSEIRKINLRSKRNEAFVRNSKYRPVGIATSADSNVIYWSNINSNEKAIMRSTLDGRCTDVILNTGLSAPEILAVDWVTGNVYFVDTFKKEIGVCTENGASCTILFNSSILDRPEALLLHPIESEMFWIDNGKIPALWRAGMDGKGAKILMTEHFGHLKDLAMYYPTKQLYWIDSKQKGIFTMSLARKPNIKFLVRVEDAKLRSLAVLKDKLYWSERSTNRIMSYDFHEHTHKIIVMNASKLIYDMDIHHPSLKPRMSNPCMGNHCEELCLLALHRKYTCACKLGKELNSDLHTCRSVNVSSLHLVISASDKILFYHGKALDRVQVQELPTSVRISRISYDRRSKHLIVDDRFTIALYSFDPVNREIRKIAAPVYSEHLGGIDTNFRTNTISWTVANVRRIDQINLNTGAKTNHTFEDVPLNILSVPKYVKKLVVFKSNTEKLRIDWLILSKPQKAITIISDLVGPKISLAYDKDSERVYFADEGAGNIESFVIDRNCSNSHTHCYFNRQRVCSNIGKPVSLAIWNRKLVWTSRRSNILQWVDLNDEYRYVQSTILPIQNNTVEILDIIAANIRIPK; from the exons atttattttgcaacacaattttcttctcctccCACGAAAATGACATCGACGGAGTTAGTTAAGATCGAACAGACCCTTTTGGAT ATGTTTCTTAGACAACGCACATTTGTAAGATGGTTGTGTACGCTAGTCATCGCTAGTCACGCTGGATTTGGAAAATACATGCGAG CTCCTAGAAACAAAGATGGAATACTGGTATACACAACAGGATCGGAAattagaaaaatcaatttgagGAGTAAAAGGAACGAGGCGTTCGTAAGAAATTCGAAGTATCGGCCGGTTGGAATTGCAACGTCGGCGGATTCGAACGTAATTTATTGGTCAAATATAAACTCGAACGAGAAGGCAATAATGCGGAGTACGCTTGATGGACGATGCACCGATGTAATTTTAAACACgg GTCTCTCAGCACCCGAAATATTGGCAGTCGACTGGGTGACAGGAAACGTATATTTTGTCGATACTTTTAAAAAGGAAATTGGCGTCTGTACAGAGAATGGTGCAAGCTGCACGATATTATTCAATTCGTCGATTCTGGATCGACCAGAGGCTTTGCTTCTTCATCCGATAGAGAGTGAGATGTTTTGGATCGATAATGGAAAAATTCCTGCTTTATGGAGAGCTGGGATGGACGGAAAAGGAGCTAAAATTCTAATGACGGAACATTTCGGTCATCTAAAAGATCTTGCAATGTATTATCCGACAAAACAGTTGTACTGGATCGACTCTAAGCAGAAGGGCATATTCACAATGAGTCTCGCTCGAAAGCCAAATATAAAGTTTTTAGTTAGAGTGGAGGATGCAAAGCTTCGTTCGTTAGCGGTATTGAAGGACAAATTGTATTGGAGCGAGCGGAGCACTAATAGAATCATGTCGTATGATTTTCATGAACACACTCATAAAATCATCGTGATGAACGCGTCGAAATTGATTTACGATATGGATATTCATCACCCTTCGTTAAAACCTCGAATGTCGAATCCTTGCATGGGAAACCACTGCGAGGAACTCTGTCTGCTTGCCCTTCATCGTAAATATACTTGTGCTTGCAAACTTGGCAAAGAGTTAAACTCGGATTTGCACACCTGTAGGAGTGTTAACGTAAGCTCGTTACATCTCGTGATTAGTGCGagtgacaaaattttattctatcACGGAAAAGCTCTTGACCGAGTTCAGGTACAGGAACTCCCCACTTCGGTACGTATCAGTCGAATCAGTTACGATCGTAGATCTAAACATTTGATAGTTGACGATCGATTCACCATTGCTCTGTACAGCTTTGATCCCGTAAATCGTGAGATTCGAAAGATAGCTGCACCGGTCTACAGCGAGCATTTGGGTGGCATTGATACCAATTTTAGAACCAATACGATTTCATGGACCGTTGCTAATGTTCGTCGCATCGACCAAATAAATCTCAACACTGGTGCAAAAACGAACCACACTTTCGAAGATGTACCATTGAACATTTTAAGTGTTCCTAAatacgtgaaaaaattggtcgTTTTCAAGTCGAACACTGAGAAATTGCGTATTGATTGGTTGATTCTCAGTAAGCCGCAGAAAGCAATAACCATCATTTCCGACTTGGTTGGTCCTAAAATATCTTTAGCTTACGACAAAGATTCTGAGAGAGTGTACTTCGCGGATGAGGGGGCTGGGAATATCGAGTCTTTCGTGATCGATCGCAATTGCTCCAACTCCCATACTCATTGCTATTTTAACAGACAGCGCGTATGTTCAAATATCGGAAAACCTGTCAGTCTGGCTATTTGGAATAGAAAACTCGTTTGGACTTCTCGTCGATCAAATATTCTACAATGGGTTGACCTAAATGATGAATATCGATATGTTCAAAGTACGATTCTTCCAATACAGAATAATACCGTTGAAATACTGGACATTATTGCAGCTAATATCAGAATCCCAAAATAA
- the LOC122412329 gene encoding vitellogenin receptor-like isoform X2: MTSTELVKIEQTLLDMFLRQRTFVRWLCTLVIASHAGFGKYMRAPRNKDGILVYTTGSEIRKINLRSKRNEAFVRNSKYRPVGIATSADSNVIYWSNINSNEKAIMRSTLDGRCTDVILNTGLSAPEILAVDWVTGNVYFVDTFKKEIGVCTENGASCTILFNSSILDRPEALLLHPIESEMFWIDNGKIPALWRAGMDGKGAKILMTEHFGHLKDLAMYYPTKQLYWIDSKQKGIFTMSLARKPNIKFLVRVEDAKLRSLAVLKDKLYWSERSTNRIMSYDFHEHTHKIIVMNASKLIYDMDIHHPSLKPRMSNPCMGNHCEELCLLALHRKYTCACKLGKELNSDLHTCRSVNVSSLHLVISASDKILFYHGKALDRVQVQELPTSVRISRISYDRRSKHLIVDDRFTIALYSFDPVNREIRKIAAPVYSEHLGGIDTNFRTNTISWTVANVRRIDQINLNTGAKTNHTFEDVPLNILSVPKYVKKLVVFKSNTEKLRIDWLILSKPQKAITIISDLVGPKISLAYDKDSERVYFADEGAGNIESFVIDRNCSNSHTHCYFNRQRVCSNIGKPVSLAIWNRKLVWTSRRSNILQWVDLNDEYRYVQSTILPIQNNTVEILDIIAANIRIPK; this comes from the exons ATGACATCGACGGAGTTAGTTAAGATCGAACAGACCCTTTTGGAT ATGTTTCTTAGACAACGCACATTTGTAAGATGGTTGTGTACGCTAGTCATCGCTAGTCACGCTGGATTTGGAAAATACATGCGAG CTCCTAGAAACAAAGATGGAATACTGGTATACACAACAGGATCGGAAattagaaaaatcaatttgagGAGTAAAAGGAACGAGGCGTTCGTAAGAAATTCGAAGTATCGGCCGGTTGGAATTGCAACGTCGGCGGATTCGAACGTAATTTATTGGTCAAATATAAACTCGAACGAGAAGGCAATAATGCGGAGTACGCTTGATGGACGATGCACCGATGTAATTTTAAACACgg GTCTCTCAGCACCCGAAATATTGGCAGTCGACTGGGTGACAGGAAACGTATATTTTGTCGATACTTTTAAAAAGGAAATTGGCGTCTGTACAGAGAATGGTGCAAGCTGCACGATATTATTCAATTCGTCGATTCTGGATCGACCAGAGGCTTTGCTTCTTCATCCGATAGAGAGTGAGATGTTTTGGATCGATAATGGAAAAATTCCTGCTTTATGGAGAGCTGGGATGGACGGAAAAGGAGCTAAAATTCTAATGACGGAACATTTCGGTCATCTAAAAGATCTTGCAATGTATTATCCGACAAAACAGTTGTACTGGATCGACTCTAAGCAGAAGGGCATATTCACAATGAGTCTCGCTCGAAAGCCAAATATAAAGTTTTTAGTTAGAGTGGAGGATGCAAAGCTTCGTTCGTTAGCGGTATTGAAGGACAAATTGTATTGGAGCGAGCGGAGCACTAATAGAATCATGTCGTATGATTTTCATGAACACACTCATAAAATCATCGTGATGAACGCGTCGAAATTGATTTACGATATGGATATTCATCACCCTTCGTTAAAACCTCGAATGTCGAATCCTTGCATGGGAAACCACTGCGAGGAACTCTGTCTGCTTGCCCTTCATCGTAAATATACTTGTGCTTGCAAACTTGGCAAAGAGTTAAACTCGGATTTGCACACCTGTAGGAGTGTTAACGTAAGCTCGTTACATCTCGTGATTAGTGCGagtgacaaaattttattctatcACGGAAAAGCTCTTGACCGAGTTCAGGTACAGGAACTCCCCACTTCGGTACGTATCAGTCGAATCAGTTACGATCGTAGATCTAAACATTTGATAGTTGACGATCGATTCACCATTGCTCTGTACAGCTTTGATCCCGTAAATCGTGAGATTCGAAAGATAGCTGCACCGGTCTACAGCGAGCATTTGGGTGGCATTGATACCAATTTTAGAACCAATACGATTTCATGGACCGTTGCTAATGTTCGTCGCATCGACCAAATAAATCTCAACACTGGTGCAAAAACGAACCACACTTTCGAAGATGTACCATTGAACATTTTAAGTGTTCCTAAatacgtgaaaaaattggtcgTTTTCAAGTCGAACACTGAGAAATTGCGTATTGATTGGTTGATTCTCAGTAAGCCGCAGAAAGCAATAACCATCATTTCCGACTTGGTTGGTCCTAAAATATCTTTAGCTTACGACAAAGATTCTGAGAGAGTGTACTTCGCGGATGAGGGGGCTGGGAATATCGAGTCTTTCGTGATCGATCGCAATTGCTCCAACTCCCATACTCATTGCTATTTTAACAGACAGCGCGTATGTTCAAATATCGGAAAACCTGTCAGTCTGGCTATTTGGAATAGAAAACTCGTTTGGACTTCTCGTCGATCAAATATTCTACAATGGGTTGACCTAAATGATGAATATCGATATGTTCAAAGTACGATTCTTCCAATACAGAATAATACCGTTGAAATACTGGACATTATTGCAGCTAATATCAGAATCCCAAAATAA
- the LOC122412329 gene encoding vitellogenin receptor-like isoform X3: MEGKHLRTRGTEMFLRQRTFVRWLCTLVIASHAGFGKYMRAPRNKDGILVYTTGSEIRKINLRSKRNEAFVRNSKYRPVGIATSADSNVIYWSNINSNEKAIMRSTLDGRCTDVILNTGLSAPEILAVDWVTGNVYFVDTFKKEIGVCTENGASCTILFNSSILDRPEALLLHPIESEMFWIDNGKIPALWRAGMDGKGAKILMTEHFGHLKDLAMYYPTKQLYWIDSKQKGIFTMSLARKPNIKFLVRVEDAKLRSLAVLKDKLYWSERSTNRIMSYDFHEHTHKIIVMNASKLIYDMDIHHPSLKPRMSNPCMGNHCEELCLLALHRKYTCACKLGKELNSDLHTCRSVNVSSLHLVISASDKILFYHGKALDRVQVQELPTSVRISRISYDRRSKHLIVDDRFTIALYSFDPVNREIRKIAAPVYSEHLGGIDTNFRTNTISWTVANVRRIDQINLNTGAKTNHTFEDVPLNILSVPKYVKKLVVFKSNTEKLRIDWLILSKPQKAITIISDLVGPKISLAYDKDSERVYFADEGAGNIESFVIDRNCSNSHTHCYFNRQRVCSNIGKPVSLAIWNRKLVWTSRRSNILQWVDLNDEYRYVQSTILPIQNNTVEILDIIAANIRIPK, from the exons ATGGAAGGGAAGCACCTTAGAACACGAGGAACAGAG ATGTTTCTTAGACAACGCACATTTGTAAGATGGTTGTGTACGCTAGTCATCGCTAGTCACGCTGGATTTGGAAAATACATGCGAG CTCCTAGAAACAAAGATGGAATACTGGTATACACAACAGGATCGGAAattagaaaaatcaatttgagGAGTAAAAGGAACGAGGCGTTCGTAAGAAATTCGAAGTATCGGCCGGTTGGAATTGCAACGTCGGCGGATTCGAACGTAATTTATTGGTCAAATATAAACTCGAACGAGAAGGCAATAATGCGGAGTACGCTTGATGGACGATGCACCGATGTAATTTTAAACACgg GTCTCTCAGCACCCGAAATATTGGCAGTCGACTGGGTGACAGGAAACGTATATTTTGTCGATACTTTTAAAAAGGAAATTGGCGTCTGTACAGAGAATGGTGCAAGCTGCACGATATTATTCAATTCGTCGATTCTGGATCGACCAGAGGCTTTGCTTCTTCATCCGATAGAGAGTGAGATGTTTTGGATCGATAATGGAAAAATTCCTGCTTTATGGAGAGCTGGGATGGACGGAAAAGGAGCTAAAATTCTAATGACGGAACATTTCGGTCATCTAAAAGATCTTGCAATGTATTATCCGACAAAACAGTTGTACTGGATCGACTCTAAGCAGAAGGGCATATTCACAATGAGTCTCGCTCGAAAGCCAAATATAAAGTTTTTAGTTAGAGTGGAGGATGCAAAGCTTCGTTCGTTAGCGGTATTGAAGGACAAATTGTATTGGAGCGAGCGGAGCACTAATAGAATCATGTCGTATGATTTTCATGAACACACTCATAAAATCATCGTGATGAACGCGTCGAAATTGATTTACGATATGGATATTCATCACCCTTCGTTAAAACCTCGAATGTCGAATCCTTGCATGGGAAACCACTGCGAGGAACTCTGTCTGCTTGCCCTTCATCGTAAATATACTTGTGCTTGCAAACTTGGCAAAGAGTTAAACTCGGATTTGCACACCTGTAGGAGTGTTAACGTAAGCTCGTTACATCTCGTGATTAGTGCGagtgacaaaattttattctatcACGGAAAAGCTCTTGACCGAGTTCAGGTACAGGAACTCCCCACTTCGGTACGTATCAGTCGAATCAGTTACGATCGTAGATCTAAACATTTGATAGTTGACGATCGATTCACCATTGCTCTGTACAGCTTTGATCCCGTAAATCGTGAGATTCGAAAGATAGCTGCACCGGTCTACAGCGAGCATTTGGGTGGCATTGATACCAATTTTAGAACCAATACGATTTCATGGACCGTTGCTAATGTTCGTCGCATCGACCAAATAAATCTCAACACTGGTGCAAAAACGAACCACACTTTCGAAGATGTACCATTGAACATTTTAAGTGTTCCTAAatacgtgaaaaaattggtcgTTTTCAAGTCGAACACTGAGAAATTGCGTATTGATTGGTTGATTCTCAGTAAGCCGCAGAAAGCAATAACCATCATTTCCGACTTGGTTGGTCCTAAAATATCTTTAGCTTACGACAAAGATTCTGAGAGAGTGTACTTCGCGGATGAGGGGGCTGGGAATATCGAGTCTTTCGTGATCGATCGCAATTGCTCCAACTCCCATACTCATTGCTATTTTAACAGACAGCGCGTATGTTCAAATATCGGAAAACCTGTCAGTCTGGCTATTTGGAATAGAAAACTCGTTTGGACTTCTCGTCGATCAAATATTCTACAATGGGTTGACCTAAATGATGAATATCGATATGTTCAAAGTACGATTCTTCCAATACAGAATAATACCGTTGAAATACTGGACATTATTGCAGCTAATATCAGAATCCCAAAATAA
- the LOC122412329 gene encoding vitellogenin receptor-like isoform X4, protein MFLRQRTFVRWLCTLVIASHAGFGKYMRAPRNKDGILVYTTGSEIRKINLRSKRNEAFVRNSKYRPVGIATSADSNVIYWSNINSNEKAIMRSTLDGRCTDVILNTGLSAPEILAVDWVTGNVYFVDTFKKEIGVCTENGASCTILFNSSILDRPEALLLHPIESEMFWIDNGKIPALWRAGMDGKGAKILMTEHFGHLKDLAMYYPTKQLYWIDSKQKGIFTMSLARKPNIKFLVRVEDAKLRSLAVLKDKLYWSERSTNRIMSYDFHEHTHKIIVMNASKLIYDMDIHHPSLKPRMSNPCMGNHCEELCLLALHRKYTCACKLGKELNSDLHTCRSVNVSSLHLVISASDKILFYHGKALDRVQVQELPTSVRISRISYDRRSKHLIVDDRFTIALYSFDPVNREIRKIAAPVYSEHLGGIDTNFRTNTISWTVANVRRIDQINLNTGAKTNHTFEDVPLNILSVPKYVKKLVVFKSNTEKLRIDWLILSKPQKAITIISDLVGPKISLAYDKDSERVYFADEGAGNIESFVIDRNCSNSHTHCYFNRQRVCSNIGKPVSLAIWNRKLVWTSRRSNILQWVDLNDEYRYVQSTILPIQNNTVEILDIIAANIRIPK, encoded by the exons ATGTTTCTTAGACAACGCACATTTGTAAGATGGTTGTGTACGCTAGTCATCGCTAGTCACGCTGGATTTGGAAAATACATGCGAG CTCCTAGAAACAAAGATGGAATACTGGTATACACAACAGGATCGGAAattagaaaaatcaatttgagGAGTAAAAGGAACGAGGCGTTCGTAAGAAATTCGAAGTATCGGCCGGTTGGAATTGCAACGTCGGCGGATTCGAACGTAATTTATTGGTCAAATATAAACTCGAACGAGAAGGCAATAATGCGGAGTACGCTTGATGGACGATGCACCGATGTAATTTTAAACACgg GTCTCTCAGCACCCGAAATATTGGCAGTCGACTGGGTGACAGGAAACGTATATTTTGTCGATACTTTTAAAAAGGAAATTGGCGTCTGTACAGAGAATGGTGCAAGCTGCACGATATTATTCAATTCGTCGATTCTGGATCGACCAGAGGCTTTGCTTCTTCATCCGATAGAGAGTGAGATGTTTTGGATCGATAATGGAAAAATTCCTGCTTTATGGAGAGCTGGGATGGACGGAAAAGGAGCTAAAATTCTAATGACGGAACATTTCGGTCATCTAAAAGATCTTGCAATGTATTATCCGACAAAACAGTTGTACTGGATCGACTCTAAGCAGAAGGGCATATTCACAATGAGTCTCGCTCGAAAGCCAAATATAAAGTTTTTAGTTAGAGTGGAGGATGCAAAGCTTCGTTCGTTAGCGGTATTGAAGGACAAATTGTATTGGAGCGAGCGGAGCACTAATAGAATCATGTCGTATGATTTTCATGAACACACTCATAAAATCATCGTGATGAACGCGTCGAAATTGATTTACGATATGGATATTCATCACCCTTCGTTAAAACCTCGAATGTCGAATCCTTGCATGGGAAACCACTGCGAGGAACTCTGTCTGCTTGCCCTTCATCGTAAATATACTTGTGCTTGCAAACTTGGCAAAGAGTTAAACTCGGATTTGCACACCTGTAGGAGTGTTAACGTAAGCTCGTTACATCTCGTGATTAGTGCGagtgacaaaattttattctatcACGGAAAAGCTCTTGACCGAGTTCAGGTACAGGAACTCCCCACTTCGGTACGTATCAGTCGAATCAGTTACGATCGTAGATCTAAACATTTGATAGTTGACGATCGATTCACCATTGCTCTGTACAGCTTTGATCCCGTAAATCGTGAGATTCGAAAGATAGCTGCACCGGTCTACAGCGAGCATTTGGGTGGCATTGATACCAATTTTAGAACCAATACGATTTCATGGACCGTTGCTAATGTTCGTCGCATCGACCAAATAAATCTCAACACTGGTGCAAAAACGAACCACACTTTCGAAGATGTACCATTGAACATTTTAAGTGTTCCTAAatacgtgaaaaaattggtcgTTTTCAAGTCGAACACTGAGAAATTGCGTATTGATTGGTTGATTCTCAGTAAGCCGCAGAAAGCAATAACCATCATTTCCGACTTGGTTGGTCCTAAAATATCTTTAGCTTACGACAAAGATTCTGAGAGAGTGTACTTCGCGGATGAGGGGGCTGGGAATATCGAGTCTTTCGTGATCGATCGCAATTGCTCCAACTCCCATACTCATTGCTATTTTAACAGACAGCGCGTATGTTCAAATATCGGAAAACCTGTCAGTCTGGCTATTTGGAATAGAAAACTCGTTTGGACTTCTCGTCGATCAAATATTCTACAATGGGTTGACCTAAATGATGAATATCGATATGTTCAAAGTACGATTCTTCCAATACAGAATAATACCGTTGAAATACTGGACATTATTGCAGCTAATATCAGAATCCCAAAATAA